In the Leptospira stimsonii genome, TCGCCAAAATGATCGGACACCTCTTCAACAATTTCGTTTGAGTTAACTGGTTCTTGAAGTTTCTCAATCCAACCGGGTCCAGTTCCTGGCTGTTTTCCTTTGAGTGTGATTGGATTTCCGGCTACTTTACTTTCTCCTGACTGTTGCACTTCCGCGTAGGGAGCTTCGTAAATTGTTCTTGCTTCTAAGTCTGCGATGTCTGCTAAAGCAGGGGGTAGTTTAAACTGTGATTTATTTTTAGAAGTAACTTCTTCTTCGTCTTTAACGAGTTTGTCACCTACATAGATCGAGTAGGCGCCTTGCATGTATCCAGTTTGTCTCTGAGGTTGAATCCCTGTTTGAGAACTTGCAACTTTGGCCGGAATTCCAAGGGATACGATCTCGAACGCTTTTTTTGCGATCTCAATTATCTTTTCCGGGAATATCTTCCCTAGTCTTTCTTTGAATTCTTTGTCGTCTACTTTCCAACCCTGACTCACTAACCCTCAATCTCGATATGATGAACGTTTTGATTGGCGTCGGGTGCTGGATAGAAGTAGAGAATAGAAAGGTAGCGACCTCGAATTGCAAAGTCTTCTTTTGAAATTCCTTGCGGCCACTTAATTAAGTCGGTCGGTCGAATGTCCTCATTTGGTAAAATAACTGCATAAATGGTCGTATATGCGATTCCGTTATCTGAATTTCTAATTCTCGTCTTCGGCTTCCAACTTTCGGCAAAGATTGTAATGTGTTCGGACCTTTCTTCATCGAGTGAGCTATCTGCAACGTTGTAAACGGGTCTTAGAATTTCGAAAGGAACCACTATGCCACGCTCCTTTCGGGGATCGCCTTACCTTGTTTTTGAAACCAGGATCTTGCGAATTTTTCGTTCGATCGAGAAGCAATGAGAGCAAAAAGTTTCCGGTTGGTAAGGATCAAAGGAAATAATCGGTGTGAACATCTTGGATGATACCCCGGTTTTTCCTTTTCGGTAAGAAGTTTAAAAACGCCTGCCTTTGCTAAGGTCAGGTCTGTCGTATATATCTCGTCTTCGTGAGGTTTACAAACTTCTGCAGTTGTGTTGTGTCCGGGAACTGTGTATAAAACGATTCCGGCCCGAGTCCCTTCCTCAATCGAGGCCGTAACTTGGCTGTCTGTGATTCTTGATCTTGTTACGAGCTCCGCATAACTCTCGATTTTGAAATGAATCGGGTTTCCGTTTCGATCCAGGATTTGAATGTATTTCTTTTCTAAGAGTTTGGAATTGAGGCGTTCTAATTTCTCGAATTTCTTTTTACCAAATTTTTCTATAAAGAATTCTCTTGAATCTTTGTCTCTTGGAGAAAGAATTCGCGAACTTTGACTTTTCGAAAAATCTGATTTGTAAAAAAGCTCGATTACATTTTTCTTCGAAGCCGTCGGAGTTCCCGATTTCAAAAGTCCTTTGGCTACTGCTTTGGATAAGTCGGACTCCGTTAGAGCGCCTTGTTTCGAAAGTTTAAAGTAAGTTTGAAACATCATTTTGGATTGTTTGATCGCTACTCTAAAATCATTTGCCGCGTCCCGGATTAAGACCTGCAATGCTTTTGAATCGATCGGGGTTCCGGCAATGTTCATCCCCGATTCTAAAATCAAACTTTCCGAAATACTTCTTCCGTATCGGTATGTTTGAGAAAGAGTATTTCCGATCGATTCGTAGAAAGTGTTTAAGACGTTATCATAGAGGGTGAGAATCTTTTTATATCTTCTTTCTAAAAAACTAAGGTATTCTTTTTGATCGGGTGTCACCTTAGAGAAATGATTCTTTGTTTTCCAAGTGATTTCTACGATTGAAGATTCCAATTCGCGAATAGCATCAGAAAGATTTTCAAGCAAAGTCTCCACTTGCCTTCTGCTCATTTCGCGGAGTAAATCATCGTGAATTTGCATTTAGTAAACCGATACTCCCGAACCCGTCCGGAAAAGTTTACCTGTAGTTCGACTCCCTTCTTTTTTTACAAATTCGTAAACCGATTCCGGGATGTCTTTCACGCTTCCGTTTTTGTAGGTGTAACTCTGATCGGAAATCGAATACGATTGAATGCCGTTGGCTCTGTTTTCTGCATGTTTGTTTGTAGGAAATTTGAATAACTCCAAAGCGAAAACGATTTGAGCTTTTTTTAAAGTTTCCTCGCTAACTCTAGAGTAATCAAAGGATTCGGAATTTTGAAGACGTAAGTAAGCGGTATTCAGCGCTTCTCTTTTTCTTTGAATGAGATTTGCGAGTTGTCCGACCTTGTTTTCAGGGATTCGCCGGAACCGAATAGGAAGATCAATTTCAAATTCAACCGGCGAAATGACCGCGTTTGAATCATCCAAAACGGATTCCACTTTTACAAGTTGGGATTCTAAATCCAAAGTTTCGCCGGGAAGTAACGGAAGAGTTCCTAAAAACTCAGTTCCAACCCCGGTAAGGATTTCTCCTTTGGCAGTAACTATTCCTTTTTGAAAATACTCAACTCTTTCAGTATCCCTCCAGAGTGTTCCTCCAGAGAAATACTGTAAGAAATCATCGGACTCTTTGATTGTAACAAGCCCGACTTTCATTTTTAGTTTTGCTCCTCTTTTTCTTCGATTTGCTTTTTGGGATTCTGAGCTTCCTTTGATTCCGGAATTCGAAAATCCGGGTGAGCCAAAAGAGAATCTAACTGGCTTTCGTCGGCAAGTAACCCGACTTCGGAACCGTCCTTGAGTTTTTTATACACTTTGATTAGGTTTTGTTTCATGTGGGTTAAGCCGCCGCGAGAACTCTTCCGATTCGTTTCTGATTGATTACTTCCCCACCATAGAGAATGTCATTTTGGACTTTGACACGGAGACCGTCCGACCATACGGAAACTCGTACGGGAAGACCGGCCAACATTGCAACAACGGATCTAACCCCTGTTCCTTCCGGCATTGCTTTGTAAGCTCTTGCACCGAACGCAATCGCAGAAGGAGAAAAGGCTACCATTGAGCGAGAAGGAATCACCGTGATTACTGCGTCATCCGGAACAGCGCTTCTTAGAGGTCCGTCAAAGTAAATCTTTGTCGTAACGCTTGCCGTTTTTTCGGTTCGGATCACCGTATGAAGAGGAGACCCTGTTTCTCCGGCGACCGTGAAAACGTCTCCTGGCCGGATTGGTTTTAAAGAATCGTTAAAAGCATCAACGACCATTTCAGAATCACCGGCCGCATATCCGCCGGAGTGGTTGACTGCCCCTGCAAGATCGGTCGGTGTATAGGATTCGATCGCGTGGTTTTCGGATACGTTGAATCCGAGGGCGCGGGTGATTTTTCCGTCTCTCAGTGCGCTTGTATCTCCGGATTCGTTCGCTTTGAAAAATTCCGGGATAGAAAGAAGAGATCCGTAATCATCCGGCGCACAAACGAGTTGTTTCTCTCCGCTGACTTTGTTATTCGACAGCATCGTTCTGAGTTTGACAACCTTGTCTTTATCCAAGCCAGTCCTTGCATCAACGATGTTGTTCGTCTTCAATGCAAGGTTATAGATAAACTTGTTTACCGTTGAATAAAGAGAAAGAGCCATCGGTTGCGCGTATTTCTCAATCAGGTCGTACGGGCTAAGAGAAAGCTCTGTGGACGTGAGTATGATTGTTTTCTTTTTGGATTCTGTAAGTTCTACTTTCTTCGCTTCCTGATGAACATCGGTTGCGTCCGGATCTTCTTTCGGATCGTAGTCGTCTGCGTCTCCGAAGTCCGGGGTTATCGGAACCGTAACTTTGTCCCCTACTTCCGCGAGCTTTTGTTCGATGGATCTAGAAACTTGATTTTGTAAATTGAGAACTCCGGAATCAAGGGCGTCCCACCCATCAAACCAGAATTCAGGAAAGAGTACGTCTTGTCCTGTGTTAGACATTGAACCTTCTCGTTAATCAACGATGATCGTTTGGATTCCGGCTTTCATCTTTTCGAGCCGTTCTTGTCTTACTTCCGGTTTCGCTAAATCGGAACGCTTATAGGCAACCTGTCCGGTTGTAGTTAAGCGACCTCCTTTCACAGAAGTCCCGGAACCTGGAATTAAATTAGATTTGAGAAGGTTTGCGTTAGAAGGTAGCGCAAGCCACTTGGCGGCCGCCTCTTCCGGGTCCAGTTCTTGAACCCCAGCGCCGTCCCCAACATCGAGTTTTAAGAGAACCTTAAAACTTCCGTCTTCCTTATTCTCAACTACAGTCGGTTGACTGATCGCTTTCAAAAGAAGGAGAGCTTGGTTTTGGTCGTAAAGATTGTGTTTTGAAAGAGCAGAGTAAAGTTCCGTATTGATCGACTTTTCACGAAAAAGAATTTCGTAACGTTCTTTGCTTTTTCTTTCAGATTCGATCGCTCCATTTAACTTCTTTATTTCAACTCCGAGTCTTGCGGCTTCTCTTTCCTTCTCAGGTAGTTTTTCAAGTTCGAGCTGTTGCAGTTTTTCTTGAAGTTCTTTTAATGCTGGATTCTCATCCTTCGCCGCTTCTTCGAGAGTCTTTAACTTACTCGATGCGGTCCTATATTCGGCAGATAATTTTCCAAACCCCTGAGCAAGTTCCCGAGGTATATTGTATGTATTTCCACCGAACTTGAACTCTGCGAGTTCAGTCTCATTGTTCCTTACTGAATCACTTCCTCCTTCGATACTTTGCCCGTTCTCTTCTGTCTCACCTCCTCCTGATCCGTCTCCTTCTCCTGCTTGTTTTAAAACTCTGGAATACTGGTTCCAAAACCTCATCTATGCTACCTTATCTCGGCTACTCGCCGTTCGCGTTTGCGTTTGTGTCGGGGCCGCTCCCCGTAAGTTTTGTGTTTCTTGATTCTTTTCTTCCATGTCGGAGGAAGAGGCCGTATGATTACTTTCTTGATTAAAAAACTTCTCCATAAAACCGGGAAGTTGTTCATCATTGGTAGAATCGATTTCAGAATAGAGTTTACTCTTTTCTGTTTCGCTAAGGTCCGAGAAAACTTTATTTACGATTTCTTTTGCGATCTTCTTTTTAACTGCCGAATAATTCAGGCTTTCGAAAATAGAAAGTAGAGTCTTTACGGTTTCTGCAATGTCGATTGTTTCGAATTTTTTTTGATACGAAATCTTGATTTGATCTTTTGAGACGGAGGTTTTTTGCCAGAGAGCGAAGAGTTCGAAGATTTCTTTTTCGCACTTTTCAAGGCGGGTTGCGCCTGAATGTAAAAATGCTTTTGCCTCTCGAAATTCTAAAGACTTTGCAATTCCTGATTGCGGGCCGGTCTTTTCTTGGTCTTTGTCAAGACCTACTTTTTGAAGAATCTTTTTACAAAGTCTTTCAACAACGATTCCAAGACCTGTAAGATCCTCAATTCCGGGTCCTATAAATGAAGGAGCGGAACTTGATTCTTTGTCGTAAGTGATAAAAGAAAGGGAACCGATTCCTTCTTTTTCTAATTTTTCCGGGAGAACTCCGGGATAGATGAAAACCTTAAAAGCTCCGGAATAGATGACTTCGTCCTCAACGGACAAGAGGTTATAAATTTTACGATCGATAATCGCTATATCTTCAAAGATTGTCTGATTGATCGGCCCTGATTCGTTATCGGACCAGGATACGAAGACTAAAGGAACCCGGCCGAGTGAATGCGGAACCAGCTCACTTGCTAAAATCTTTCCGTCCTTATTTCGAGTAAAGTCTTGATAATATTCTTTTGTCCAAAGACGATACTGGACAATTTTAGTTCTTTCTTGGAATGGATCTTCATCTTCTAAATACGAGTTATCAAGAAGAACCCATAGTAAATATCCTTTCTCATCGATTGAGAAGTCTCTAATCTGGCCTATATCATACAAAACGCAATACGGCCTTAATCCTTGTTCAGTAACGTCCGCTTGAGTTTTTACAGTTTCAGGATCAAAGACCGGCGAATCGACAAGAACCGCGCAGGTGCAAAGTAGCGATTTGGTTGCTACCTCTTGCATGAATTCATCTATACTTTGACGATGATTTACGTTTTCGAGGAACGGTTTTATAGAATCAGGAATATCTCTGGTCGGAGTCGTATCGAAAATTAGTCCGGTAAGGGCTTCAACGATCGGAGAAGTGTGGTTTATAAAAACTGATCTCTTCTTTCGGTTCTCATATGAAAATGAATTTTCTTTCGAGTATTGAAAGAGGTGGTTTTTGTCTATGTAAGAAAGGCCGCCAAGAAAGGAATCTAAGATCAATTCCCAAGCTGACAACTTGGAAGAAATATCCGGGTGTCTTCTTTTTAAAATGATTTCGTATTCGATCGTCTCGGACATGAAACTTTTCTAAGGCTCTATTTTTACTGTATTTCACAGGTGGAAAACAGTCAGGTGCTTTCATGAATTTTTTGTTTAAGAAGCGAGTCCGAAGGATGCAACGAATGTTTTCTCAATCGCCATGTAGTAAACACCGGAACCAGCGTCTACGATGTCATCGTGTCCCTTTCCATCTCCGACAAAGTTATGGAGAGTATTTAAAATTACTTCTATACTCGTATTCGGACTATTTACGATTACTACCTTCCCGATTCCAGCAAGACCGGCCCAAGGAAGCGCCCGAGAAAGTTTGTCTCCATTTGCGGGATAGGATGCACACTCGACACCGATCTCTGCGAGTAACGTTATGATATCCTCAGCCGCCCCCTTCCCCGTTGCACCGGGTTCTTTCTCGACTCCGACTTTTACTTTTCCGTATTTTGCATATTGAATCTTGTCGAGTTCCGACTCTCTTTGGATCCACTTCTTTACGTCATGCCATGCGAGTCGGTTCTGATCGAATTTCAGATAGAGTATTCCGTCTTTAATGCCTCCGATCGCTGTCGCGGTAAAGTCTGGATCGTCCTTAGCCGTTTTCTTAACAGTCGCGGCCAAATCCCAGAAACGAAAGAGCCGTATATCATTTGGAAAATCAGGCGCGTGTCCGAACCAGTGTCGATTGAATACTTTTCCAGCGACTGGTCGAGCATTCCAGTTTCCTTCGAGATAACGTTCCCGCTCATAGTCGGCCATCGACTTGAGATTAGCGAGATACCCCGGATTTTTTTCTAAAAGGATCTTGTTATCATATACGGAAGACTTAATGAAAGTGACAGAGCGAATGTCTGCTTCTGTAAAGTCAGGAAAAGAGTGAATGAGTTCTTTTTTGGAACTGGCAAAGTAGAATTCGTTCTTCACCCGAAGAAAGTAGCGAATCTTTCCATCTCTTTCAGGAATTGGAAATCCGGTTTCACGGTCTATCCACCAATCAAGAAATCTCCTAATCCAAGAATCAGGATCGGGGTTACAAGTTGCCCGAACGTAAGGAAGAACACCGCTTCCAGACCGATTTCGAGAACCCATAAAGAAAAATGTGTCTTCACTAAACTGGTTACACTCATCGAAGTAAAACCCAGCTACTTGAGAACCTTCCCAACTGAATTTTGTTTTCTCAAGTTGGAGGTGATGGTATTGAATACTCGCTTTCTGAATCCGGTATTCAAGAGCCGGTGACTCGCGAGCAACACCTCCGAGGAATGGATAAAGGTTATTTGCTTCGTCCCAAAGACCGCCGGGTTTTCGAAGGTCTGTAGAATTTTTTCTAAAGAAGACAGCGTTGAATTTTGGGATATGGATGTAACGGAGAGGATCAATCGTGATCGCGTAACTCTTTCCTCCCCCTTTGGCACCTCCGAAGAAAGCAATATCA is a window encoding:
- a CDS encoding terminase large subunit domain-containing protein, translating into MTAKSRIIQPQPGPQVSFLSTPADIAFFGGAKGGGKSYAITIDPLRYIHIPKFNAVFFRKNSTDLRKPGGLWDEANNLYPFLGGVARESPALEYRIQKASIQYHHLQLEKTKFSWEGSQVAGFYFDECNQFSEDTFFFMGSRNRSGSGVLPYVRATCNPDPDSWIRRFLDWWIDRETGFPIPERDGKIRYFLRVKNEFYFASSKKELIHSFPDFTEADIRSVTFIKSSVYDNKILLEKNPGYLANLKSMADYERERYLEGNWNARPVAGKVFNRHWFGHAPDFPNDIRLFRFWDLAATVKKTAKDDPDFTATAIGGIKDGILYLKFDQNRLAWHDVKKWIQRESELDKIQYAKYGKVKVGVEKEPGATGKGAAEDIITLLAEIGVECASYPANGDKLSRALPWAGLAGIGKVVIVNSPNTSIEVILNTLHNFVGDGKGHDDIVDAGSGVYYMAIEKTFVASFGLAS
- a CDS encoding YlbF family regulator — its product is MSETIEYEIILKRRHPDISSKLSAWELILDSFLGGLSYIDKNHLFQYSKENSFSYENRKKRSVFINHTSPIVEALTGLIFDTTPTRDIPDSIKPFLENVNHRQSIDEFMQEVATKSLLCTCAVLVDSPVFDPETVKTQADVTEQGLRPYCVLYDIGQIRDFSIDEKGYLLWVLLDNSYLEDEDPFQERTKIVQYRLWTKEYYQDFTRNKDGKILASELVPHSLGRVPLVFVSWSDNESGPINQTIFEDIAIIDRKIYNLLSVEDEVIYSGAFKVFIYPGVLPEKLEKEGIGSLSFITYDKESSSAPSFIGPGIEDLTGLGIVVERLCKKILQKVGLDKDQEKTGPQSGIAKSLEFREAKAFLHSGATRLEKCEKEIFELFALWQKTSVSKDQIKISYQKKFETIDIAETVKTLLSIFESLNYSAVKKKIAKEIVNKVFSDLSETEKSKLYSEIDSTNDEQLPGFMEKFFNQESNHTASSSDMEEKNQETQNLRGAAPTQTQTRTASSRDKVA
- a CDS encoding P22 phage major capsid protein family protein yields the protein MSNTGQDVLFPEFWFDGWDALDSGVLNLQNQVSRSIEQKLAEVGDKVTVPITPDFGDADDYDPKEDPDATDVHQEAKKVELTESKKKTIILTSTELSLSPYDLIEKYAQPMALSLYSTVNKFIYNLALKTNNIVDARTGLDKDKVVKLRTMLSNNKVSGEKQLVCAPDDYGSLLSIPEFFKANESGDTSALRDGKITRALGFNVSENHAIESYTPTDLAGAVNHSGGYAAGDSEMVVDAFNDSLKPIRPGDVFTVAGETGSPLHTVIRTEKTASVTTKIYFDGPLRSAVPDDAVITVIPSRSMVAFSPSAIAFGARAYKAMPEGTGVRSVVAMLAGLPVRVSVWSDGLRVKVQNDILYGGEVINQKRIGRVLAAA